In Gracilinanus agilis isolate LMUSP501 chromosome 1, AgileGrace, whole genome shotgun sequence, the sequence atcttcctcccacccctccctccaaaatacaCAAAGAATTGCCCCTCTTACTCCTACCGCTACTTTCTAAGCCTTAGCCAGGGCTCACTGCGCCCTAGCCTATGAGCCTGCTCCCCCTCTTCCAAAAAGCCTGGAAACCCTGATAGGGtccagaaagggagaaaggaactgAGGAGAGCAGCAGATAGCTGTGAATAGCTCAATTTCCCGGCTGCAATCCACATCAGTGTGCCGCCTGCGACTGGAGCTGTGAGGGGGGAGGAGTCGGTGGCAAAGTGGGGAGCTCGGCAAACTCGCTGGTAGTCCGGGCAGGCTCCCCATTCCCTTCCTCGGGGTCCACGGGGTGCAGGTGGGTGGCTAGTTCCTGCAGCACAGCGGCGCGCCCAATCTGATCATTTCGACGCTTCTCCATAATGAGGTCCTCCAGGCTCTGAAACTCCAGTGTGTGGCTGCGCTGGGCAGAGAGCTGGATCTGCAGCCGGTAGGGCTGCTTGCCGATCCGCAGCTCCCCGCCAATCTTAAACTCTCGTTTGCCATAGCGGCACCAGGCGGCAAAGCTCTCCGAGTTGCGCCAGCTCAGCTCCCGCTCCTTGGCGCCCACCTGCGCCAGCGCGTTTCGCACCACAGTGCTGGGGCTGAGGGGCTTATAGCGGTACAGCTCGTTCACGACTCTGCCCCGACGGCCCTGGCTGGCGTCGGTCAGGAAGCTGTTGGTCACCTCCAACCGATGCAAATGCACCACCTGGAAGTCACCCACGTACACTGCCCAATGTGGGTACTGCGCCTGGGAAACAAACTCCACCAGGTCCCCTGGCTTGCACTTGTTCAGCAGATTCTCCGGGGTGTAAGTGCTCAGCGCGGCCGGCCCCGAAGAGAAGCTCTTCTGATAGATGCATTCGTCCCGATAGTACACGGAGCACTCCACCTCGTAGAGACGGGGATCGTAAGGCTGTTGCGGAGCTGGCAGGGGTGACTGCAGCTGGTCCTCGGGAAGATCCT encodes:
- the LRATD2 gene encoding protein LRATD2; this encodes MGNQVEKLTHLSYKEVPTADPTGLDRDDGPRIGVSYIFSNDDEEMEQQQGPGQDAGDLQDLPEDQLQSPLPAPQQPYDPRLYEVECSVYYRDECIYQKSFSSGPAALSTYTPENLLNKCKPGDLVEFVSQAQYPHWAVYVGDFQVVHLHRLEVTNSFLTDASQGRRGRVVNELYRYKPLSPSTVVRNALAQVGAKERELSWRNSESFAAWCRYGKREFKIGGELRIGKQPYRLQIQLSAQRSHTLEFQSLEDLIMEKRRNDQIGRAAVLQELATHLHPVDPEEGNGEPARTTSEFAELPTLPPTPPPSQLQSQAAH